TAAGCAAAACGGTTATTATACCGCGCGGGTCAGCAAAATCTACCACATGGGCGTTCCCGGTGATATAGAGAAAGGCTCAGACGGGAAAGACGACCCTGCTTCCTGGACCGAAAAATTTAACTCCCAGGGCCCGGAGTGGACTGCTGAAGGCAAGGCTGAATTGGTACAAAATAATCCGGATGGAAGTATAGAGCGAAAAGGCGGAAATGTGATGACCATCGTGCAGGCCGACGGAGATGACCTGGTCCATTCGGACGGAAAAACTGCAAAAAAAGCATCCGAATTGATCCGTCAACATAAAGACAAACCATTCTTTTTGGCAGTTGGATTTGTGAGACCACATGTGCCATTTGTGGCTCCGGCAGGCTATTTTGATCCCTTTCCTTTTGCCAAGATCAAAACTCCCGAGCAAGCACCGAATGACTGGAATGACATTCCTGAGCGTGGGATCAACTACGTCACCAGTGTAAATGCCGAGATGAACCAGGAGCAAAAGCAAAAGGCAATTGCTGCCTATTATGCTTCGGTTTCTTACATGGATGCTCAGGTCGGCAAAGTACTGAATACCTTAAAAGAAGAAGGTTTGGAAGACAATACCATTGTGATCTTCACTTCAGATCATGGTTTTCACCTCGGTGAACATGAATTCTGGATGAAAGTCAGCCTCCACGAGGAATCTGTCCAAGTGCCTATGATGATTAAAGTCCCAGGCAAGGAACCCGCAGTAGTCGATTCCTTTACCGAACTGATTGACCTCTACCCTACTTTGGCCGATTTGGCTGGATTGGATTATCCAACAGCCATTCAGGGCAAGAGCTTGAAACCACTTTTAGACAATCCGAAAAAGAAGGTGAGAGATATGGCCTTCTCGGTAAGTCAGGGCGGAAAATCATTTTTGATCCGAACTGAAAAGTGGGCATACATCCAATACAATGAGGATGCATCTGCGGGAATGGAGCTATTCGACATGGAAAATGATCCTAAGCAATTCAATAATCTCGCAGAGGATCCAGCATACGCAAAGCCGCTCAAGGAGATGCAAGCTAAGCTAGCGAAGAAGCTGGCGGAAGTTCGCGAGAATGATTTAAACAAGA
This genomic window from Algoriphagus sp. TR-M9 contains:
- a CDS encoding sulfatase; this translates as MKKLLYITCCLLSLTAFSQEKNKPNVLFIISDDLTTTALGAYGNPVPKTPVIDQLAKESTLFTHAYSQYPVCGPSRASMMFGYYPNATETYGYVSGRENVGPDRPSMTELFKQNGYYTARVSKIYHMGVPGDIEKGSDGKDDPASWTEKFNSQGPEWTAEGKAELVQNNPDGSIERKGGNVMTIVQADGDDLVHSDGKTAKKASELIRQHKDKPFFLAVGFVRPHVPFVAPAGYFDPFPFAKIKTPEQAPNDWNDIPERGINYVTSVNAEMNQEQKQKAIAAYYASVSYMDAQVGKVLNTLKEEGLEDNTIVIFTSDHGFHLGEHEFWMKVSLHEESVQVPMMIKVPGKEPAVVDSFTELIDLYPTLADLAGLDYPTAIQGKSLKPLLDNPKKKVRDMAFSVSQGGKSFLIRTEKWAYIQYNEDASAGMELFDMENDPKQFNNLAEDPAYAKPLKEMQAKLAKKLAEVRENDLNKNYNRAQ